From Actinosynnema mirum DSM 43827, a single genomic window includes:
- a CDS encoding BMP family lipoprotein, producing MRGFAVTAVALTSVLSMAACAKDTGSTGGGSTSAAGEGCKFAEKPPAAAATSSTSASTTEKVDGSALKVGLAYDIGGRGDASFNDAAAAGLDKAKADLGLKDVKELTAAPNEAEDAKVTRLRQMASEGFNVIVTVGFAYAESLKTVAPEFPNVKFSIVDGSVEGASNVTPLVFAEEQGSFLAGVIAAYQSAKCHVGFVGGVETPLIGKFEAGYLQGAKAAAPEIKVEKKYLTPAGDFTGFQDPAKGQVAAQGQIDAGADVLYHAAGASGKGVFSAAKAANVKAIGVDSDQYNQTTVAESKDVIVSSMIKRVDVAVYDFIKASAKNDLASLPKVFDLKSDGVGYSTSGGKIDADLQAVLEGYKAQIIEGKITVSDQPTS from the coding sequence CTGCGCGGCTTTGCGGTCACCGCTGTCGCGTTGACCAGCGTCCTGTCCATGGCGGCGTGCGCCAAGGACACCGGTTCCACGGGTGGCGGGTCCACCAGCGCCGCCGGTGAGGGCTGCAAGTTCGCCGAGAAGCCCCCGGCCGCCGCCGCCACGTCTTCCACGAGCGCGTCCACCACCGAGAAGGTGGACGGCAGCGCGCTCAAGGTCGGCCTCGCGTACGACATCGGCGGGCGTGGTGACGCGTCGTTCAACGACGCCGCCGCCGCGGGCCTGGACAAGGCGAAGGCCGACCTCGGCCTGAAGGACGTCAAGGAGCTGACCGCGGCCCCGAACGAGGCCGAGGACGCCAAGGTCACCCGCCTGCGCCAGATGGCCAGCGAGGGCTTCAACGTCATCGTCACGGTCGGCTTCGCCTACGCGGAGTCGCTCAAGACGGTCGCGCCGGAGTTCCCGAACGTCAAGTTCTCGATCGTCGACGGCAGCGTCGAGGGCGCGTCCAACGTGACCCCGCTGGTGTTCGCCGAGGAGCAGGGCTCGTTCCTGGCGGGCGTCATCGCCGCCTACCAGAGCGCCAAGTGCCACGTCGGCTTCGTCGGCGGCGTCGAGACCCCGCTGATCGGCAAGTTCGAGGCCGGTTACCTGCAGGGCGCCAAGGCCGCCGCGCCGGAGATCAAGGTCGAGAAGAAGTACCTGACCCCGGCGGGCGACTTCACCGGCTTCCAGGACCCGGCCAAGGGCCAGGTCGCGGCTCAGGGCCAGATCGACGCGGGCGCGGACGTGCTCTACCACGCCGCGGGCGCTTCCGGCAAGGGCGTCTTCTCCGCCGCGAAGGCCGCGAACGTCAAGGCCATCGGCGTCGACTCCGACCAGTACAACCAGACCACCGTCGCGGAGAGCAAGGACGTCATCGTCTCCTCGATGATCAAGCGCGTCGACGTGGCGGTGTACGACTTCATCAAGGCGTCGGCCAAGAACGACCTGGCCTCCCTGCCGAAGGTCTTCGACCTCAAGTCGGACGGCGTCGGCTACTCCACCTCGGGCGGCAAGATCGACGCCGACCTCCAGGCGGTCCTCGAGGGCTACAAGGCCCAGATCATCGAGGGCAAGATCACCGTCTCGGACCAGCCCACCAGCTGA
- a CDS encoding ABC transporter ATP-binding protein, with amino-acid sequence MSKPTPAVVLSGITKRFPGVVANSDVHLSVAQGEVHALCGENGAGKSTLMKILYGMQQPDEGAIEVNGEQVRFRSPAEAIKVGIGMVHQHFMLADNLTVQENVVLGAEALHGIGARARKRILELAGQTGLSVDPGVLVERLGVADRQRVEILKVLYRGAKVIILDEPTAVLVPQEVNELFDTLRGMREQGYTFLFISHKLDEVRSIADSVTVIRRGTTVGTADPRTTSSRQLAEMMVGSELPSPETRESTVTDRAVLVVDDLGLVAEEGARPVLDHIDLTVHAGEIVGIAGVEGNGQTELVETIMGMRKAHHGSVRLGERDITKLGTLARREAGIGYVPEDRHRQGLLLEEPLWANRILGHQTRKPASRGPWLDIAGAKKDTQRIVDEFDVRTPGIEVAAVALSGGNQQKLVVGRELSGDPVLLIASHPTRGVDVGAQALIWDQIKQARANGLAVLLISADLDELIGLSDTIKVMLRGRLVADADPSAVTPEDLGSAMTGAGATSSAVAEVEGE; translated from the coding sequence ATGAGCAAACCGACCCCTGCTGTCGTCCTGTCGGGGATCACCAAGCGCTTCCCCGGCGTCGTGGCGAACAGCGACGTCCACCTGAGCGTCGCCCAGGGCGAGGTGCACGCGCTGTGCGGTGAGAACGGCGCGGGCAAGTCCACCCTGATGAAGATCCTGTACGGGATGCAGCAGCCCGACGAGGGCGCCATCGAGGTCAACGGCGAGCAGGTGCGGTTCCGCAGCCCCGCCGAGGCCATCAAGGTCGGCATCGGCATGGTGCACCAGCACTTCATGCTCGCCGACAACCTGACCGTGCAGGAGAACGTGGTCCTCGGCGCGGAAGCGCTGCACGGCATCGGCGCCAGGGCGCGCAAGCGCATCCTCGAACTGGCGGGCCAGACCGGCCTGTCCGTCGACCCCGGCGTCCTCGTGGAGCGGCTGGGCGTCGCGGACCGGCAGCGGGTCGAGATCCTCAAGGTCCTCTACCGGGGCGCCAAGGTCATCATCCTCGACGAGCCGACCGCCGTCCTCGTGCCGCAGGAGGTGAACGAGCTGTTCGACACCCTCCGGGGGATGCGCGAGCAGGGCTACACCTTCCTGTTCATCTCGCACAAGCTGGACGAGGTCCGCTCGATCGCCGACTCGGTCACCGTCATCCGGCGCGGCACCACCGTCGGCACCGCCGACCCCCGGACCACCAGCTCCCGGCAGCTCGCCGAGATGATGGTCGGCTCCGAGCTGCCCAGCCCGGAGACCCGCGAGTCCACCGTGACCGACCGCGCCGTGCTGGTCGTCGACGACCTCGGCCTGGTCGCCGAGGAGGGCGCCCGACCGGTGCTCGACCACATCGACCTCACCGTGCACGCGGGCGAGATCGTCGGCATCGCGGGCGTCGAGGGCAACGGTCAGACCGAGCTGGTCGAGACCATCATGGGGATGCGCAAGGCCCACCACGGCTCTGTCCGGCTGGGCGAGCGCGACATCACCAAGCTCGGCACGCTCGCCCGCCGCGAGGCGGGCATCGGCTACGTGCCCGAGGACCGGCACCGGCAGGGCCTGCTCCTGGAGGAGCCCCTCTGGGCCAACCGCATCCTCGGCCACCAGACCCGCAAGCCCGCCTCGCGCGGGCCGTGGCTGGACATCGCGGGCGCGAAGAAGGACACCCAGCGCATCGTCGACGAGTTCGACGTGCGCACCCCCGGCATCGAGGTGGCGGCCGTCGCGCTGTCCGGCGGCAACCAGCAGAAGCTGGTCGTCGGCCGCGAGCTGTCCGGCGACCCCGTGCTGCTGATCGCCTCGCACCCCACGCGCGGCGTCGACGTCGGCGCGCAGGCCCTGATCTGGGACCAGATCAAGCAGGCCCGCGCGAACGGCCTGGCCGTGCTGCTCATCTCCGCGGACCTGGACGAGCTGATCGGCCTCTCGGACACGATCAAGGTCATGCTGCGCGGCAGGCTCGTCGCCGACGCCGACCCGAGCGCCGTCACCCCTGAGGACCTCGGAAGCGCCATGACCGGCGCGGGCGCGACCAGCTCGGCGGTCGCGGAAGTGGAAGGCGAGTAA
- a CDS encoding YbaB/EbfC family nucleoid-associated protein: protein MDPQQWLGNFEAKLADLQQKSADLQENYAAASATVTSRDGAVKVTVGPNGGLQNLELGHRATELGAARLTALIMETARTAQKQAATKVMEAFAPLGEGTEAMQFIKDSIPEDGPAADEDERDDYAEPEPEPQRPQTPPQPPVPPYAQQAQQRPAPAARPAARRPAEDDDENQPW from the coding sequence TTGGACCCCCAGCAGTGGCTTGGCAACTTCGAGGCCAAGCTGGCCGATCTGCAGCAGAAGTCGGCTGACCTCCAGGAGAACTACGCGGCGGCGAGCGCGACCGTCACCAGCCGCGACGGCGCGGTGAAGGTGACCGTGGGCCCGAACGGGGGCCTGCAGAACCTGGAGCTCGGCCACCGCGCGACCGAGCTGGGCGCCGCCCGGCTCACCGCGCTGATCATGGAGACCGCGCGGACCGCGCAGAAGCAGGCGGCCACGAAGGTCATGGAGGCCTTCGCGCCGCTCGGCGAGGGCACCGAGGCGATGCAGTTCATCAAGGACTCCATCCCCGAGGACGGCCCCGCGGCGGACGAGGACGAGCGGGACGACTACGCGGAGCCGGAGCCCGAGCCCCAGCGGCCCCAGACCCCCCCGCAGCCGCCGGTCCCCCCGTACGCGCAGCAGGCGCAGCAGCGCCCCGCCCCCGCAGCCCGACCGGCGGCGCGGCGGCCCGCCGAGGACGACGACGAGAACCAGCCGTGGTGA